From the genome of Drosophila melanogaster chromosome 2L, one region includes:
- the CG46448 gene encoding uncharacterized protein — protein sequence MPWQGPRLLWQQCRRNWRTFGCGSGSGSPRIQLSSAWSRYQRIP from the coding sequence ATGCCTTGGCAAGGACCTCGACTGCTGTGGCAGCAATGCCGACGGAACTGGCGGACTTTCGgatgtggcagtggcagtgggaGCCCGAGAATCCAGCTCTCAAGTGCTTGGAGTCGATATCAAAGGATCCCATAA